A DNA window from Drosophila sechellia strain sech25 chromosome X, ASM438219v1, whole genome shotgun sequence contains the following coding sequences:
- the LOC116802179 gene encoding uncharacterized protein LOC116802179 translates to MPDTKWNQFSVLQLKKWLEALGRQTSGTKAELIVRLQAISPETRGDSPPNNGSAAEEVEELDGAAAWLKQREPQGGDTRTIPFDEQSLQSESPENLDLDQLSLVDAERATLKKLRDEIEANMAVLQRIQADIDDANKSKSAHARQINDVIENNSNGNHGNVNICANSTDANVNSTKVTIAADNVDMGHTSVGKETAGSVVQHQSRNVNKLLESPATSLALAKEVTMEFDGSLCARNWVTQFQNIGKIYNLDDGCIHMLLIAKLKGNAQRWLHASATRILESTDQLCEQLILTFEVKMSKGELRNAFQKREWHPDKKFAVYFEDKVMLANDINIDLEELLQNIIEGIPAPALRNQARIQCFSEPMQILRAFSEVRLTKHKTGSSSSKRLTGGGVQ, encoded by the coding sequence ATGCCTGACACTAAATGGAATCAATTCTCAGTgctccaactaaagaagtggTTGGAAGCTCTTGGACGCCAGACTTCCGGCACAAAAGCGGAACTAATAGTGCGTCTGCAGGCCATTTCCCCAGAAACGCGTGGCGATTCACCGCCAAATAACGGATCAGCAGCGGAAGAGGTGGAGGAATTGGATGGAGCTGCAGCCTGGCTAAagcagagagagccacagggTGGAGACACACGCACGATCCCGTTCGATGAGCAGTCATTGCAGTCAGAATCCCCGGAGAACCTCGATCTGGATCAGCTATCGTTGGTGGATGCAGAGAGAGCCACTCTAAAAAAGCTTCGGGACGAGATAGAGGCAAACATGGCTGTGCTGCAGAGGATCCAAGCGGATATCGACGACGCGAACAAGAGCAAGTCTGCTCATGCTCGCCAGATCAATGACGTCATcgagaacaacagcaacggaAACCACGGCAATGTTAACATATGCGCTAACAGCACCGACGCCAATGTTAACAGCACCAAGGTGACTATCGCCGCCGACAACGTCGATATGGGACATACCAGTGTTGGAAAAGAAACCGCTGGTAGTGTTGTTCAGCACCAGAGTCGAAATGTAAACAAGCTTCTGGAATCTCCTGCAACATCGCTGGCCTTGGCAAAAGAGGTAACGATGGAGTTTGACGGCAGCTTATGTGCGCGCAATTGGGTCACGCAGTTTCAGAACATCGGAAAGATTTACAATTTGGACGACGGATGCATACACATGCTGCTAATTGCCAAACTAAAAGGAAACGCACAGCGCTGGCTGCACGCAAGCGCCACACGCATCCTAGAATCAACCGACCAGCTGTGCGAACAGTTAATCTTGACATTCGAGGTCAAGATGTCAAAAGGGGAACTGAGGAACGCATTTCAAAAACGCGAATGGCATCCGGATAAGAAATTTGCTGTTTACTTCGAGGACAAGGTGATGCTGGCCAACGACATCAACATCGATCTAGAGGAGCTCCTGCAAAACATCATTGAAGGAATCCCAGCACCAGCGTTGCGCAACCAGGCGCGCATACAGTGTTTCTCCGAGCCGATGCAAATTCTGCGGGCTTTCTCGGAAGTCCGTCTGACGAAGCACAAAACAGGGAGCAGTTCATCAAAGCGCCTTACTGGAGGAGGCGTCCAATAA